The Equus quagga isolate Etosha38 chromosome 20, UCLA_HA_Equagga_1.0, whole genome shotgun sequence genomic interval tgaaaaaatttatttttagaaatcaaaagaagagcTCAAGAACAGGACATAAGGCCAAAGGGAGAAGaatttaacattaaatatttaatgtgttcAAAAAGATATATCATTCAATCACtataaagaactaaagaaaacacTAGGGCCCTTGAGAAATAGAATTTCACCCTTTATTCATGAATTAAccagaaatgaattaaaacatttcataatttttaactcACCACTCTCCTCTGTAACTCCACACACATTGTAAATCACACACATACTTCTACCAAAGCACTACTAATACTTTCCTGTACCCCTGACTCACTGCCTTCCCACCATGGGCAGGGACAATGTCTCAGTCACCTGCAGTCAGTGCCTGATTCCTAGCAGCTGTGTAACAAATGTGGCATACGGACAAGTGAAGAACAAAGCACCTCATGGCAGCTTATACTCACCATGTTCAATGGCATTTACACGCCTGTTGGTTATCTTAATAGCTTCATCCAAAGTAACAAAGGAAGTCTAAAATAAGAGGACAAATTAATAATGTAAGCACAGTCTTCATAATCATACCCTGTTCACTGGCTTAATTTTGACTGCATTTGTAAAGAACTTCTGGAAACCAAGATCACTTCTTTCAACaagcttaaaaaacagaaaattctagtGAGATGTCCATAGAGCTAACACGATTTCCATGCTACTATAATTTGTTTACTTCAGACTCACCTAAAGTTATAAAAATGGTAAGAGGAGAGAATTATGCACTGATGACCTAGATATATATGAACTggccacaaaggaaaaaaaatgacttaCATGCACAAACCAcgttatatttgcatttaaatctaATATTGACTGATGCTGTTCTCACCCAGCAAAGAGTGAAACTATACCATTGCACCAACATTTCGTTAGTAGTAAAAAGTAGGGACAATGGTGCAGAAGCcaccatttcagaaatgaaaacatctttgGCTTGTTTCACATAGGTTCATGGAAACAGTTTACAGTACTAAGTGCAGCAGGCTCTGATTCAAGATCTGAATCAACTATGAGAAATCAGCCTGCAGAGTTCTCCAGCTCTTCTGCTACTGACCTGCAGCGAAGCTAGTTCCACCAGTAGTTCCACTGCTTTGGCATAATTCCTCTTTAGTTTAGCTAGTTGTTCCCCACCTCTGGCTAAACCAGTTAGTTCATAACCTGAAAAAAACCAGTCAGACAACATTTGTAATTAGAGAGTAAATAATCTTCCCTAAAAGTCCCCAAAAGATAAGTCAGAATAATACCAAACATGGAAAAACAAATCCACTAACGCTTGTTACATGCAAACATGAAGTGCCCACCTCACTCCCAAACACTGCAGACATGCTGCTGAATAGTTTCCCACAAGGATACTATTCTAAATATAACTACAGGAGAAGTTTTTAACCAACCTTCACTTCACCAGCTTACTGGGTTAATCAATGTGCCCCAATCCCTTTGTGGATCATACTGCCTGATGCCCCGGTCCAGTGACACTTTTGTTAAAAGCTGACTCTCTAGAATGCTCTACCTCTTTATTTGAGCTGTACTAAATATTCTACATGAACCAATGAAAAACGAAGGTCAAAGGAAGAACACTGTTGTTTCTATTAACAAAAGTCGATCACTTTGGGAAGACTCAGTAAAGATGTGTTACTACCCAAACAATGCTGTCAAATTAGGAAAAGCTGAGACAACTATAAAAGAATTGAGAGTGAGCTTTAAAAATCTAGGAAGAGTCAGCATTCAGATTGTATCACAGAGTCTAAGATCTTATTCTCTTTAAAGAGATCCAAACCGGAAATTATAAACAGCACATTATGGTTTATGCAGAAAGGTAACATGGAAGTCTAATCAGTAGATTCATACTCAAAGAAAGGCCATGGccttatattgttaaaatggcaaatgattatacatttatgtatttctagttttaaacaaaatattttaagacatgtACAGTGTTTCATGACTCCCTAACACTTTTTTGATTAACTGATTAAGTACTGTCCTGACTGTACAGATAAGAAGGCTTCTAACACTGGAACCACTGAACTCTAAGAAGGTCTATCTAGCACCATTTTCCAGAAGAAGGTTCATTTAAAGAGGAATCAGGAGAAACACACACTAACACAAAAAGTTTGACACTTACTGTCAGTTCCCTCTTGGTAATGTTCAAATACTGGCAAAGTAACACCTGTGAAACACAAACACAGATGGATTCACAAACATGTCCTTGAAGTACTGTTTTGTAATCACtgcttcctgtgtttctttttcagcAAATACTCAAAAGTCAAGAGAGTGGAATTGTAACTggttttaatgaatgaatttaagaACCTGCCTAAAGTGTGTTCATTCGTACTCAAAGGTCAAATTATCCTGAGTAATAAGAGATCTAGTTGTTaagatggtttttttctttcagctttgaGGTATACTTAATATACccaaaaaatgcacatatttaatgtatacattttgatgagtttagACATGGATACACCCACGATATCatcacaatcaaggtaataaacatatccattacctccaagatttgttttctttcctgtgtgtctgtgtagttAAGAACACCCAACATGAGATCTACaagtttttaagtgcacagtgCTGTATTGTTAACTCCAGGCACAATACTGTACAGGAGATCTCTAGAAtgtattcatcttgcataactgttTATATCCACTGAACAAcaactccccacttcccccacccccatgccctgACAACCACCAGTTACAATGGTTTTAACATGTAAAGCCAATCAACTTGTTctaagtagaaagagaaattgggACATCAAGATCTTGCTGGATCAACAGGTTAATTTTAAAGTGTTACCTTTTTTCTCCAAAGGGTTCTAAAGGGTTGAAAACTTACCTGCTACGTTATCTTTCTTTGCTCGAATCTTCACCTGggctttatttacattttggatAACTGTGGtgctgcagaaaaagaaaaggccttGACTTAGTTGAGTTTTTAGAGTGAGAAGAAACCTACAAGGACCCATTGGGTAACTTCAGCAAGAGTGAGACATCACAATTAAGCACGTTTTGGTAATTGTTTTTTCAAttatcaaaattgttttttttcaatttttcaatcaCTGCTGCCAGAGAAGGGTCtgagaaagcaaagaatgaaCAATATTAGAAACGTTAGccataagaaaacaacaaagaatgcTTTTAAAGTAAGTGGATTACTTGAGTTTTCAGTCAGACATGTAGTGCGTGGATGTGActttaggaatttttattttaatgtaatttggagaaaactttccttccttctaggTTTGCTGTTTGGCTGATCAGGAGTTCACTTCCTTTACCCTGGAACCTAACTTCCACCTGGCTTTGTCTGACTTCCCACTTGTTATCATAAAATAAAGTGTCTTCCCCAAAACCACCCTAAAACACAGAAATACTACTTATACACTACTGATTCCCTGCCTCTGCGGGAAAAGTCAATGTAAGTTGTTAGCCTACCAGCATTGGCAAAATGTCAAGTCTACCACTTCAAAAGGACTTATGGCCCTCAGGCTATAAGACCTGCCCACCAGATCATACAAACTAAGGATGGAGGCATTGTGTCATGGGTAAAAAGACTAGaattaaaaactctgaaaacaacTTCCACCTCTGGCCCCAAATAAGCATTTGACGTCAGAAAGACACTGAACTTAAACTGAGAATAACAATACTTGCCTAGTCTACCTCACAGGCTTATCTGAAGAATCACATAACATTCAAATTGGCAAAACCCCTTTGTAAAGCAATAACTAAAACCATTTTGTATGCTTTGTAAAGAATATATTAatgtaaaagcaataaaattcatGCCCTTTAAACAACCAATTCCATTCTCAAAAatctatccaaaggaaataatttatagaaaaaatatatatatatgcatgaagATGTTCCTGGCACTTTTTCTAATATTCCAAAAACCTGAAAATCAATCCAAAAGTCCACCATTaggagaaaagattaataaattatggtacatctaaAGAAAGATTATGCAGCCatgtgaaaacaaagaaaaatgtttatgatacAATGGTAAATGAAAACAGactataaaatattaagtaaccAGTACCTGCAACTATGTAACAGATACATGTGGGTGGTAACACCGACAGTGGTATTAAGGTGAGGGGGTTAAATTGTTCTTCCCTATTATTAAGATACCATTTGTCCTTAatgcttatgtattttttaattaaaaatagtttttacatGAAATTATGAACATGAAAGCACCTGCTTTTTCGAAACACTCCTCTAGTCTTCTTACCTAAAGTCCCCGGCTGTGAACTTGGCCTCAGCAAGTGAAAAGGCAGCTTCTCTCATCACTTCACCCATCAACATTTTAGTCTGGAAAAGCATAAACAGCAGATTCAACCAAGTTTTTTATAGGCAAAAATCATCATAATTATGTTCCTTTAATAACCATCAGTATTTTATGCCAGGTATGATGTAAATATTGATTTGATAATAGAAATTTCCAATTTTGTTTGAACAGTTTTGGTTATGGTCACTAACAATGTTGTAAAACTAGGAGTTTTGGAATTAACACATAGAACAAAcacattaagaaatataaaagtgatggggccggcccagtggcgcagcagttaagtgcacacatcctgcttcggtggcccagggtttgccggttcggatcccaggtgcggacatggcaccacttggcatgccatgctgtggtaggtgtcccacatatagagtagaggaagatgggcacaaatgttagctcagggccagtcttcctcagcaaaaagagaaggattggcagcagatgttagctcagggctaatctgcctcaaaaaaagaaatataaaagtgaatCTTTACTGAAggactttccttcttcctgaacaGGTCCATGCTGATTTGATCGAATCTCTTAAATTCACTGCAATGCAGTCAAAATCCTAATGgcatagtgatttttttcccatgtaatttttttttaattattgcgataacattggtttataacattatataagtttcaggtgtacatcatgatatttcgattcctgtgtagattacatcatgttcaccacccaaagactcaaactacaatccatcaccacacacctgtacctaatcaccccttttgcccttctccctcccgccccacttcctctctggtaaccaccaatccaatctgtctctatgtgactgtttttgtttttatcttctacttatgagtgagataatacattatttgactttctccctctgacttatttcacttagcacaataccctcaaggtccatccttgttgtcacaaatggccagatttcataatttcttctggctgagtagtattccactgtatatatatgccacatcttctttatccattgatccgttgatgggcacctaggttgcttccaagtcttggctattgtgaataatgctgcaatgaacatagcagtgcatgtatctttatgcattcatgttttcatgttctttggataaataccaagaagtggaatagctggatcatatggtagttctagtcttaattttttgaggaatctctatactcttttccatagtggctgtaccagtgtacactcccactagcagtgtatgagagctcgcttctctccacatcctctccaacacttgttgtttcctgtgttgttaattatagctattctcacaggagtgaggtgatatctcattgtagttttgatttgcatttccctgatagttaataacgttgagcatctttttcaagtgcctgttggccatctgtatatcttctttgaagaaatgtctgttcagatctttggcccattttttatttgggttgttattctttttgttgttgagatgtgtgagttctttaaatattttggatattaaccccttttaaAAGATATCGGCTTGCAAATATTGGCatagtgattttaaaatacatctggAACATTTAATGTTTGAGAATACCcaacaatttttttgaaagagaggaaaaagtggGACCTGTGGGTAGGGAGATACTTTCCCAAGTATTAAAAGTGTACAGCTATGATCATGAAATGTATCTGGTACTGGAACAGATAAGCCAATGAAGTAGAATAGAGTGTTCAGAAATAGCCCCAGGGTTATACGGGAATTTAGTAAAGAGACCATTGTAGTGGCCATCCATTTACAAAGTAAGGCTAAAAATCCTACCTCCTCACagcacaccaaaaaaaaagtccagaaatattaaagataaaggtatttttttttaaaaaaaaagcataaaataacaatagaatATATAGTAGaatattttcctaattcttttagGCTTTTCTAAGCATTGTATATAACCCAAAGGCGatataaaggaaaagactaaCAGATTTGACCCAATATTAAGATATCATTTTCTATAAgttaaaagataagcaaaatactagagaaaatatttttagcattttacaCTCTCACTAGAATGTACATATAGAACTTCTaccaaaaaataagagaaaaacttgcccaagaaaatcaaattatcagtaaacatgagaagatgctcaacctcataaCTAACCAAAagtaatacaaattaaaataacataccAATTTTAGCCCAACAGATTggcaatgaataaaaaaaatattaatatccagttaggaagaatttaagaaaacaggTCCCCTCACTAATCATTTGGTAGGAACATAAATTAGTATAACAATTTGGAGGCCAATTTGGCAGttagctattaaaaattaaaatgaggggttggcccagtggtacagcggttaagtttgcacattctgcttcagcagcccagggttcaccggttcagatcccgggtgtaaacatggcaccacttggcaagccatgctatggtaggcgtcccacatataaagtagaggaagatgggcatggatgttagctcagggccagtcttcctcagcaaaaagaggaggattggcaacagatattagctcagggctaatcttcctcaaaaaaaaaaattgagtatgTCCTCAAGATTCTAAGATTCTTTTACAGAGAAATGCTAGCATACATACACAAGTATTTAAGAGTACCCTCCCCCGCCAAAATGGTAAAATTACAAATTCATCAATAGAGAAATGGTTAAATTCCATTATCCATGCGATGGAGTACCATGCAGCTATTACAAAGAATGAGACAGATCTACATGCTTTCACATAGAAAGCTGTCCATGTTCTGCCATGGGGTGGGGGAATGGCAGAGTGCGGCAGAAATGTTacaggattttatatatatataatatatgtgtataaaataaatatatatatataaatttatatatacatatgtaaaatttttttatatactttatatacatatataaaaataatactttcatGTTTGTTACTAAAAGCATCCATGTGTGTGGTCACACATAGCCACACACGATACTCTTCATTTATGCTTTACAAAAGCACTACTTTTGGTATATGctaccaaaaagaaagaaggaaaagagtgaaAGGCTATAAATCAAAGTGTCACAACGAACTCCTTGGAAATGAGAGGATAgttggggcagggaggagggagacatgGGAAAGAACCTTCACTTTTTTTTACATACTTCTGTATTCACTCATCATTTATCCAAAAAGCATTCAATTAAAACGTGTTACGTGCCAGGACTGTTCTAGGCACAGGGAATAGAGTGTTGAAAGGAccaagtccctgctctcatggaacttacattctctAGTGGAGGTAAACAGTCAAACGAGAAAATATCATCGAGTAGTACATACtgtgataaaaataaactaagaagATGTGAAAGAACATGGTGGTCACTTCAGATTTGGTGATCAGTAACGGCCTCGCTGAATAGACCAGAATGGCCTGAGAAGCCAGTCATGAAAAGTTCtgaggaaagagcattccaggcagaagaaacagctaatGCAAAGGCCCTGGAAGAAGTTGTTAGGAAGAATGTTCCAAATGAGGTCAgcgaggcaggcaggggccagatcagaTCAAGTGGGGCTTTGCAGGCAAGAGCAAGGAGTTTGGCTTTTATTAAATGAACTAGCTGAAACTTGCGACACTTATAACAGTACttttacttttgaaagaaaaaaagtttaattgaaataacttaaagaaaaattaaaatgccaagGGCCATGCTGGACTTTCCTTAGATATTTCTAAACTAAATACTGTTCTAAGCAAAGTTCCTTCTACCTCTATTATCTTCTTTAGGATCTGTCGAAATCGAAGAGTTAAGGCATCAGATTTTTTCTTCAGGAGGTTTCGACCTGTCTGTGCTCCTTTTAACCGAGCCTTCATGATGGTCTGTGCCCTATATAAAGAGAATTAAAGACATTTAATCCCAttgcttgaaaaaataaaaatatctccccAAGTGtgttaaaattatacttttttctttgatgtCACCAGAGTGAGAATATATAGCATTTGTAGCTGACAGGTTTAATTGGTTTCTCAATACTGTAGATTTCCACCCTCAATGTTCCATAAACgagaagtttatttatttaaaacaaaacactctTTAATCAATTTCTggaataagtatttattaaatcataataaaatttatcaaGAGCCTTTTTATACTATGCCAGCATAGTTTAAATACTTATTTGATTtgtaagttaaaacaaaatatgtgtttCAGTTTCCATCAGAGGTGTATTAAGGATAACAAAAAATCTGTCCACTAATACATATCAAAGTTTGAAATGCACTTACCTTCAGGATAAACAATTCCACTTTGGGGAATAAATCCTACAAGTTTACTTCCGATTGTATACAAAAACATGCACAAGATTAAGGATGAATACTCCACccttatttgtaatagcaaaagggTGGAAACAAGTTAAATGTTCCATAAGTCATGGTTCATCATACAATGGAATgatatgcagccataaaaaaaagagaggaagggagatcTACATGTGCTCCCTATATGATATTGTCTTAGTTACGCACAGTAAGGGATAAATGTGCTTTCACAGATGTAGAGAACAGTTCTAGGAAGGATTCACAAAAAATGGTAACAGCTTCCTTTGGGAAATGGGGCTGAGTGAAAAGAATGGATTTACTTTTTACTACTATATTCTTTTGTACCTTTTGCATTTTACGCCACAATCACATTACCTTTTTCTATTAAACGTGTGGCATTAAAGTGTTTGGATATCACCAATCCACACCCTAATACCAATCATTTTATTAAGttgtaaataaaaataggtaACAAGTGACACATATAAGTAAAGACTCTTGAGAAGTGACAGCTACCGAAGTCTCTTTACCTCCTCATCCTAATGTTGTCCCATCAGAAACCCAAATACCAAATCAGGAAAGCAATAACAGAAATTGACATTTCTGTTCTTGCTACCATATGCCAGATAAAATTTAACAATGGAAAACAAGTGGGTAATAAGATCCAACAATAGTCTGTGTAACGTAGATACTTAAAGTGATTTGTTTAAGAGGATATAATTTCATATGACTAGTGTTATAACCAACGGCAAAATAGCATATATTAATGAAGCTTTTGACTAAATTCTTAGGTTATTCTGAAGTCTTTTACCATAGCACAAAGATTACTGACACAATTCGATAGCTGGGATTTTAGACATTATCTTGAAAGTTAGGGAAACgaggctcagaaaagtgaaaCAACTTTCCTACAGTCACTCAGTGAAGAGAAGGCAGAGCAGGAACTTGAACCAGATTTCTGACcccagtgacttgcccaaggctcaAACTTAGGACCACTGGACCCCAACCACATGCCACACTGCCTGTAGCATCAGATGAACAATTTAGCTATCAGTGGCTGACTGGCCACTTTGCATTGACTGGCCTCACTGGAGGTCTAACCAAGAGAGGCTGGTTCAGCTTCCAGCCTGAGCAGGAAATATCCACCCTAATGTGTACATTTAACATACAGTATTGTTGACACTAACCACCAGCATTTGAACTCAGAGAGTCAGATCAAAATTTCAGTCAAATACTAGGACTGCAGATTCCAGCAAGTTTATAGTAAAAAGACAAACTGGTTGATAA includes:
- the ATP6V1D gene encoding V-type proton ATPase subunit D — encoded protein: MSGKDRIEIFPSRMAQTIMKARLKGAQTGRNLLKKKSDALTLRFRQILKKIIETKMLMGEVMREAAFSLAEAKFTAGDFSTTVIQNVNKAQVKIRAKKDNVAGVTLPVFEHYQEGTDSYELTGLARGGEQLAKLKRNYAKAVELLVELASLQTSFVTLDEAIKITNRRVNAIEHVIIPRIERTLAYIITELDEREREEFYRLKKIQEKKKILKEKCEKDLEQRRAAGEVMEPANLLAEEKDEDLLFE